One part of the Aspergillus luchuensis IFO 4308 DNA, chromosome 5, nearly complete sequence genome encodes these proteins:
- a CDS encoding putative nuclear serine protease HtrA2/Nma111 (COG:O;~EggNog:ENOG410PGCA;~InterPro:IPR036034,IPR009003,IPR041489,IPR001940, IPR025926,IPR001478;~MEROPS:MER0003297;~PFAM:PF17820,PF12812,PF13365;~go_function: GO:0004252 - serine-type endopeptidase activity [Evidence IEA];~go_function: GO:0005515 - protein binding [Evidence IEA];~go_process: GO:0006508 - proteolysis [Evidence IEA]), with protein MSCVWLHIHRRSLLSVATNNSVARAAASTSAAPPPPSSPPSHSNTYSPLHRSIANPIGFTLSPARSLVTRNSRFSAYWRSSRHFSLCPAAAAPGVTTSICPGQAPIRSLSSLIIHSTRPSALRSCADPMDLNGDAGAKRKRSSITTPAERPVKHLRPESSALTPGDSTPANGTVYDVEDDEDAGRLLPVGPAQADSPEWQATIEEVVKSVVSIHFCQTCSFDTELSMSSQATGFVVDAENGYILTNRHVVCPGPFWGYCIFDNHEECDVRPVYRDPVHDFGILKFDPKAIRYMKLRELKLQPDAAKVGSEIRVVGNDAGEKLSILSGVISRLDRNAPEYGDGYSDFNTNYIQAAAAASGGSSGSPVVNIDGHAIALQAGGRADGAATDYFLPLDRPLRALECIRRGEPVTRGTIQTQWILKPFDECRRLGLTPEWEATVRKAAPTETSMLVAEIILPEGPADGKLEEGDVLLQVNGELLTQFIRLDDILDSSVGQTVHLLVQRGGQNVEIECQVGDLHAITPDQFVTVAGGTFHNLSYQQSRLYAIATRGVYVCEAAGSFKLENTLSGWIIDSVDKRPTRNLDEFVEVMRTIPDRSRVVISYRHIRDLHTRGTSIVYIDRHWHPKMRLAVRNDNSGLWDFSDLADPIPALPPVPRKADFIQLDGVSQPAAADIVRSFVRVSCTMPLKLDGYPQAKKTGFGLVVDADKGLVVVSRAIVPYDLCDINITVADSIIVNAKVVFLHPLQNYSIIQYDPSLVQAPVQSAKLSTDYIKQGQDTIFVGFNQNFRIVVAKTAVTDITTVSIPANASAPRYRAINLDAITVDTGLSGQCSNGVLIGEDGVVQALWLNYLGERTSNSHKDVEYHLGFATPSLLPVLSKVQQGEMPKLRILNMESYVVQMSQARIMGVSEEWIEKVTQANPSRHQLFMVRKVDCPPPGFNSAADTFEEGDIILTLDGQLITRVSELDIMYEKDTLEALIVRNGQEMRIQVPTVPTEDLETDRAVVFCGAVLQKPHHAVRQQISKLHSEVYVSARSRGSPSYQYGLAPTNFITAVNGVPTPNLDRFTEEVSKIPDNTYFRLRAVTFDNVPWVVTMKKNDHYFPMSEYIKDQSQPSGWRTVSHDKDKYKDGIAPDAANLNPDAMDEGFDGVSDIEPDLE; from the exons ATGTCTTGCGTCTGGCTCCACATCCACAGAAGGAGCCTACTGTCTGTCGCTACGAACAATTCTGTTGCGAGGGCCGCTGCCTCTACCTCCGccgcgccgccgccgccgtcatCGCCGCCGTCTCATTCTAATACTTATTCGCCTCTTCATCGCTCTATCGCCAATCCCATCGGATTCACCCTGTCGCCTGCGAGGTCACTAGTTACTCGCAATTCTAGATTTTCTGCCTATTGGCGCTCTAGTCGACACTTTTCTTTGTGCCCGGCCGCTGCAGCGCCCGGTGTCACCACGAGCATCTGCCCTGGTCAGGCGCCCATCCGCTCTCTCAGCTCGCTCATTATACACTCTACGAGACCCAGTGCTCTACGTTCTTGTGCAGACCCGATGGATTTGAACGGAGATGCAGGCgccaagcgcaagcgcaGCTCTATCACCACCCCCGCTGAACGGCCTGTAAAGCACCTTCGCCCCGAATCGAGCGCATTGACACCTGGGGATTCGACGCCCGCCAATGGGACAGTATATgatgtggaggatgatgaagatgcgggTCGTCTGCTGCCTGTAGGGCCTGCTCAGGCTGATTCGCCGGAATGGCAAGCTACCATAGAGGAGGTTGTGAAGAGCGTTGTATCTATCCACTTCTGTCAGACCTGTTCCTTTGACACGGAGCTGTCTATGAGTAGTCAGGCTACCGGGTTTGTGGTGGATGCAGAGAATGGATACATATTGACAAATCGACACGTGGTTTGCCCGGGACCTTTCTGGGGATACTGCATCTTTGATAACCATGAGGAA TGCGACGTCCGTCCCGTGTATCGGGACCCAGTACACGACTTTGGAATTCTGAAATTCGATCCGAAGGCTATTCGATATATGAAACTGAGGGAGCTGAAACTGCAGCCGGATGCAGCTAAAGTGGGATCTGAAATTCGCGTCGTTGGTAATGACGCAGGAGAAAAATTGAGTATTCTGTCTGGTGTCATTAGTCGACTGGATAGAAACGCGCCCGAATACGGCGATGGCTACAGTGACTTTAATACGAATTATATCCAGGCCGCTGCAGCAGCTAGCGGTGGAAGTTCCGGCAGTCCTGTAGTCAACATTGATGGTCATGCGATTGCTCTGCAGGCCGGTGGTCGTGCAGACGGTGCAGCGACGGATTACTTCCTCCCTCTGGACCGACCTCTACGCGCACTGGAATGCATCCGTCGCGGAGAGCCTGTCACGCGTGGAACGATTCAGACGCAGTGGATCCTGAAGCCGTTCGATGAGTGTCGTCGGTTAGGCTTGACGCCCGAGTGGGAGGCGACCGTGCGTAAAGCAGCGCCCACGGAAACCAGCATGCTGGTGGCCGAGATTATTCTGCCTGAAGGCCCGGCGGACGGAAAGCTCGAAGAAGGAGACGTGCTTCTGCAGGTCAACGGGGAGCTTCTCACCCAATTCATCCGGTTGGATGACATCCTGGACTCAAGTGTTGGGCAGACAGTGCATCTGCTTGTTCAAAGAGGCGGTCAGAATGTGGAGATTGAGTGCCAGGTTGGCGACCTGCATGCCATCACGCCCGACCAGTTTGTGACGGTGGCTGGAGGCACGTTCCATAACCTGTCTTACCAGCAGTCGCGGCTGTATGCCATCGCTACTCGCGGTGTTTACGTCTGCGAGGCTGCAGGCTCCTTCAAGCTGGAAAACACCCTCTCAGGATGGATCATCGACTCGGTGGACAAGCGACCCACTCGCAATCTCGATGAGTTCGTGGAAGTGATGCGAACAATCCCCGATCGTTCGCGCGTGGTGATCTCGTATCGGCATATTCGCGATCTCCACACCCGCGGCACCAGCATCGTCTATATCGATCGACACTGGCACCCGAAGATGCGACTGGCTGTGCGCAACGACAACTCCGGTCTGTGGGACTTTTCGGACCTCGCGGATCCTatcccagctcttcctccggtTCCGAGGAAAGCCGATTTTATCCAACTCGATGGTGTAAGCCAGCCTGCTGCGGCTGACATTGTGCGCAGCTTCGTACGGGTATCCTGTACGATGCCCCTGAAGCTGGACGGCTACCcccaggccaagaagacTGGATTCGGATTGGTCGTCGATGCAGACAAGggtttggtggttgtgtcgcGAGCGATCGTGCCGTATGACCTCTgcgacatcaacatcacggTGGCCGACTCCATCATCGTGAACGCTAAAGTAGTTTTCCTGCACCCGCTCCAGAACTACAGCATCATCCAGTACGACCCAAGCCTGGTGCAGGCACCTGTTCAGAGTGCCAAACTCAGCACCGACTACATCAAGCAGGGACAGGACACGATCTTCGTCGGATTCAATCAGAACTTCCGAATTGTTGTGGCCAAGACCGCCGTAACCGACATCACCACTGTTTCTATTCCAGCCAATGCCTCCGCACCGCGCTACCGTGCGATCAATTTGGACGCCATCACTGTGGACACCGGGCTCAGCGGGCAGTGTTCCAACGGTGTCCTGATTGGCGAGGACGGAGTGGTGCAAGCATTGTGGTTGAACTACCTGGGAGAACGCACGTCCAATTCGCATAAAGATGTGGAATACCATCTAGGATTTGCGACCCCATCTCTTCTCCCTGTCCTGTCAAAGGTGCAGCAGGGAGAGATGCCTAAATTGCGGATTCTGAACATGGAGAGCTACGTGGTCCAGATGAGTCAAGCTCGCATCATGGGCGTGTCGGAGGAATGGATCGAGAAGGTGACGCAAGCTAACCCATCGCGGCATCAGCTCTTCATGGTGCGCAAGGTCGATTGCCCACCGCCTGGATTCAACTCGGCGGCCGACACGTTCGAGGAGGGTGATATCATCCTGACCTTGGACGGACAGCTGATCACCCGCGTCTCCGAGTTGGATATCATGTACGAAAAGGATACGCTGGAAGCACTGATTGTCCGAAACGGACAAGAAATGCGGATCCAGGTGCCGACTGTCCCAACGGAGGACCTAGAGACTGACCGTGCCGTCGTGTTCTGTGGTGCTGTGTTGCAGAAACCACACCATGCGGTCCGTCAGCAAATCTCCAAGCTGCACAGCGAAGTCTACGTCAGCGCAAGA AGTCGCGGATCCCCCTCCTACCAATACGGCCTAGCCCCAaccaacttcatcaccgCCGTGAACGGTGTCCCCACCCCGAACCTGGACCGCTTCACCGAAGAAGTGAGCAAAATCCCCGACAACACATATTTCCGCCTTCGCGCGGTGACATTCGACAATGTGCCGTGGGTAGtgaccatgaagaagaacgaTCATTAC TTCCCCATGTCCGAGTACATCAAAGACCAGTCCCAGCCTTCCGGCTGGCGGACCGTGTCTCACGACAaggataaatataaagatggCATTGCGCCGGATGCTGCGAACTTGAACCCGGATGCTATGGACGAAGGGTTTGATGGAGTCAGTGATATCGAGCCGGATCTGGAGTGA
- a CDS encoding uncharacterized protein (InterPro:IPR032675): protein MSAHTPQTSIHLPLEIQERLQIADYATANSKYHGKGHLRALRQVSRSFCAAASRALFTTCTVYIKDSTNNSLFSDLNVLHQSNLGQYIRTLIIECRPPWDHILTHPDILQQWINLLSTSLPGLVRLRRLEYQTIPNGTLDQENLSRHFANLLVHCLNTTHAPPSLQEIDFQHHSPQFYDGDNDTLYPATAQHIPHPMIARLRHIQLSYTSSASSLFEREPTAIFSLLRHARRLVSVELSGQIDGRNMTAKSCPSLIHPDAPLRSFTLENVSVSAKRLRGLRHFNKTLRHVAFRGVSLTAGTWEDVLSVLGQLEGLVLLEVEMCGYDMTAKTETEAAVVGGLLPSPEIATSRCGDLTALELCVAAVKRHRNMIGYEAIPQVVDPFGRDIIVC, encoded by the exons atgtCTGCCCATACGCCACagacatccatccacctccccttGGAGATTCAAGAGAGG CTGCAGATTGCCGATTACGCCACAGCCAACTCCAAATACCATGGCAAGGGGCACCTCAGGGCCCTTCGCCAGGTGAGCCGGTCATTCTGTGCTGCTGCCTCTCGTGCCCTCTTCACTACCTGCACTGTCTACATCAAAGACAGCACAAATAACAGTCTCTTTTCCGACCTGAACGTCCTCCACCAAAGCAACCTCGGCCAATATATACGCACCTTAATCATCGAATGCCGTCCTCCCTGGGACCACATTCTAACCCATCCCGACATCCTCCAACAATGGATCAACcttctctccacctccctccccggcctcgtccgcctccgccgcctggAATACCAAACCATACCGAACGGCACTCTAGACCAAGAGAACCTCTCCCGCCACTTCGCCAACCTCCTCGTCCACTGTCTGAATACCACCCAcgcccctccctccctccaagaAATCGACTTCCAACATCACTCCCCCCAATTCTACGACGGTGACAACGATACCCTATATCCAGCCACAGCACAGCATATCCCTCACCCCATGATAGCCCGCCTCCGCCACATCCAACTCTCATATACCTCCTCAGCATCGTCTCTCTTCGAGCGCGAGCCAACCGCGATCTTCAGCCTTCTGAGACACGCCCGACGTCTTGTCTCCGTCGAGCTATCTGGCCAAATAGACGGCAGAAACATGACTGCCAAGTCATGTCCAtctctcatccatccagaTGCGCCGTTGCGGTCTTTCACTCTCGAGAATGTCTCGGTGAGTGCGAAGAGGCTGCGCGGGCTAAGACACTTCAATAAGACGCTACGACATGTCGCATTCCGTGGAGTATCGTTAACTGCTGGGACGTGGGAGGATGTGCTGTCTGTGCTGGGGCAGTTGGAGGGGCTAGTTCTTTTAGAGGTGGAAATGTGCGGGTACGATATGACAGCTAAGACGGAGACGGAGGCGGCCGTTGTTGGGGGTTTGCTGCCTAGTCCTGAGATCGCGACCTCACGGTGTGGGGACCTTACGGCTTTGGAGTTGTGCGTTGCTGCGGTTAAGCGCCATAGGAATATGATCGGGTATGAAGCGATTCCTCAGGTTGTGGATCCCTTTGGGAGAGATATTATTGTCTGTTAG
- a CDS encoding HSP70/90 family co-chaperone CNS1 (COG:O;~EggNog:ENOG410PIDA;~InterPro:IPR011990,IPR044059,IPR019734,IPR013026;~PFAM:PF18972;~go_function: GO:0005515 - protein binding [Evidence IEA];~go_function: GO:0051879 - Hsp90 protein binding [Evidence IEA]): protein MGQIEELPDDYDESLEVNKQPQQPPATEAKDEFTPPPPEELPIPIKEERLKDLNAGADPMAPQMPPAMEAVSTHTTDELADILNRTPLFMTDINKAYDENGENPFLDAIRALQNEGTRGDVAQNFREQGNEAAREKRWADAKEHYSKGIAVLLAKEDKWDKPEDEKEEARLRREVEEACYINRALCHLELKNYRSTTLDCAAVLKLNPKNVKAYYRSAMALFSLDKIVEAEDVASRGLKLDPNNKALQMVAGKIGERKAVLERIAARKKAEDERTRKEKTLLSVALKARQIRTRKTDQPPEMEDVGIRLSPDPLSPESTLEFPAVFLYHMDAQTDFIKAFSEMHSIEDHLDYIFPLPWDQKGEYKINTVECFMETVTGGLIRAGKKVPLVQILSGGKVEVVDELVKIYIVPTSKSAKFIAEMKARKEA from the exons ATGGGCCAAATAGAAGAACTCCCCGACGACTACGATGAGTCGCTCGAAGTCAACAAGCAgccccaacaaccccccgCGACCGAAGCCAAAGATGAATTCACCCCACCTCCCCCGGAAGagctccccatccccatcaagGAAGAGCGCCTCAAAGACCTGAATGCGGGCGCGGACCCCATGGCGCCTCAAATGCCGCCTGCCATGGAGGCCGTGAGCACGCACACGACAGACGAGCTGGCGGATATCCTGAACCGCACGCCGCTGTTCATGACGGATATCAACAAGGCGTATGATGAGA ACGGCGAAAACCCTTTCCTTGATGCGATCCGCGCGCTCCAGAACGAGGGTACCCGCGGCGATGTCGCGCAGAACTTCCGTGAACAAGGAAACGAAGCTGCTCGCGAGAAGCGCTGGGCTGATGCGAAGGAGCATTACTCCAAGGGTATTGCGGTCTTGCTGGCCAAGGAGGATAAGTGGGATAAGcctgaggatgagaaggaggaggcccGGTTGCGGagggaggtcgaggaggcgTGCTATATTAATCGCGCGCTGTGCCACCTGGAACTAA AAAACTACCGGTCTACGACCCTCGACTGCGCAGCCGTGCTGAAGCTGAACCCAAAGAACGTGAAAGCGTACTATCGGTCCGCCATGGCGCTGTTTTCGCTGGATAAGATTGTCGAGGCGGAGGATGTGGCGTCCCGGGGATTGAAGCTGGATCCGAACAACAAGGCTCTTCAGATGGTTGCTGGGAAGATCGGCGAGCGCAAGGCTGTGCTTGAGCGCATCGCGGCGAGAAAAAAGGCCGAGGATGAGCGCACGCGTAAGGAGAAGACGCTGCTTAGTGTTGCGCTGAAGGCGCGCCAGATCCGTACTCGCAAGACGGATCAGCCTCCTGAGATGGAGGACGTGGGCATCAGACTTTCGCCCGATCCGTTGTCGCCGGAAAGTACGCTTGAGTTCCCGGCTGTGTTCCTGTACCACATGGATGCGCAGACGGATTTCATCAAGGCGTTCTCCGAAATGCATTCTATCGAGGATCATCTCGATTACATCTTCCCATTGCCGTGGGATCAGAAGGGAGAGTACAAGATCAATACGGTGGAGTGCTTCATGGAGACGGTTACCGGTGGTTTGATCCGCGCTGGCAAGAAGGTGCCATTGGTACAGATCCTAAGTGGTGGTaaggttgaggttgtggatgagTTGGTGAAGATCTACATTGTGCCGACCAGCAAGAGCGCTAAGTTCATTGCTGAGATGAAGGCGCGCAAGGAGGCTTGA